In Devosia litorisediminis, one genomic interval encodes:
- a CDS encoding AGE family epimerase/isomerase, which produces MTDANTTLPKTNSSPWTSRPFHRQYLMRQANNLFDFFEAPSLNPKGGFFELDDEGKALSAANSTRQVHGTTRMVHSFAIGSLIGRPGSGEMVDHGMDYIWNKHRDAKHGGYVWGLDDNGVTDGTKQAYGHAFVMLAASSAKLVGHPLADKMLADVTEVIERRFWDEKVGAVREEFANDWSQITTYRGQNSNMHLTEALMAAYEATGEKAYLTKAERIAELIIAKHAVPLGHRVAEHFDENWVLDKQYLGSEMFRPSGVTPGHALEWARLLMQLWILGDKRLSWMTDAARNLFRQAIELGWDTQHGGFFYTLDWDNKPIMREKLWWPVAEAIGAAAFLSAYDRDDYFQIWYRKLWDHAENHVIDHARGGWLSELTEDLKPTSRLFTGKPDIYHALQACLIPLYPATGSLTAAIIEAEHTVKQHH; this is translated from the coding sequence ATGACCGACGCGAACACCACCTTGCCCAAAACCAATTCCAGCCCGTGGACCAGCCGGCCGTTTCATCGGCAATATCTGATGCGGCAGGCCAATAATCTGTTCGATTTCTTCGAAGCACCGTCGCTGAATCCCAAGGGCGGGTTCTTTGAGCTGGATGATGAGGGCAAGGCGCTGAGCGCGGCCAATTCAACGCGGCAGGTGCATGGCACCACGCGCATGGTGCACAGCTTCGCCATTGGCAGTCTGATCGGTCGGCCTGGCTCGGGCGAAATGGTCGATCACGGCATGGACTATATCTGGAACAAGCATCGCGACGCCAAACATGGTGGCTATGTGTGGGGCCTGGACGACAATGGCGTCACCGATGGAACCAAGCAGGCCTACGGGCATGCCTTCGTGATGCTGGCAGCATCGAGCGCCAAGCTGGTGGGGCATCCACTGGCTGACAAGATGCTGGCCGATGTCACCGAGGTGATCGAGCGCCGGTTCTGGGACGAGAAAGTGGGCGCAGTGCGCGAGGAATTCGCCAATGACTGGTCGCAGATCACGACCTATCGCGGGCAGAACTCGAACATGCACCTGACCGAGGCGCTGATGGCAGCCTATGAGGCCACCGGCGAAAAGGCTTATCTGACCAAGGCCGAACGGATCGCCGAATTGATCATCGCCAAGCATGCCGTGCCGCTGGGGCATCGGGTGGCGGAGCATTTCGACGAGAACTGGGTGCTCGACAAGCAATATCTGGGCTCGGAAATGTTCCGTCCCTCGGGTGTAACGCCGGGACACGCGTTGGAATGGGCGCGGCTGCTGATGCAGCTGTGGATTCTGGGCGACAAGCGACTGAGCTGGATGACCGATGCAGCGCGCAATCTTTTCCGTCAGGCGATCGAGTTGGGTTGGGATACCCAGCACGGCGGGTTCTTTTATACGCTGGACTGGGACAACAAGCCGATCATGCGCGAAAAGCTGTGGTGGCCTGTGGCCGAGGCGATTGGCGCGGCAGCGTTTCTGAGCGCCTATGACCGCGATGACTATTTCCAGATCTGGTATCGCAAGCTGTGGGACCATGCCGAGAACCATGTGATCGATCATGCGCGGGGCGGCTGGCTGAGCGAGTTGACCGAGGACCTCAAGCCAACATCGCGCCTGTTTACCGGCAAGCCTGACATCTACCATGCGCTGCAGGCGTGCCTGATCCCGCTCTACCCCGCTACGGGTAGCCTGACAGCGGCAATCATCGAGGCCGAGCACACCGTCAAGCAGCACCACTAG
- the nadC gene encoding carboxylating nicotinate-nucleotide diphosphorylase produces MSRSDRLPAQLPRLLVERAVAAALEEDLGLAGDLTSQATLAPHATASASLSAREAGVIAGLDLAAAAFRLVGDGVVFTPALADGDTVAVGGVVATVTGPARLVMSAERVALNFLNHMSGIATLTRTYADAVAGTGAQVCDTRKTTPGLRAFEKYAVRCGGGANHRYALDDAILIKDNHIAVAGSVTAAYQAAEAFAGHLVAIEIEVQDLAELEEALAAGARVVLLDNMDNEMLRQAVAINAGRARLEASGGVKLDRVRSIGETGVDYISTSQITMAAQPLDLGLDVTIGV; encoded by the coding sequence ATGTCCCGTTCTGACCGCCTGCCCGCCCAATTGCCCCGCCTGTTGGTGGAGCGCGCCGTTGCCGCTGCGCTGGAAGAAGATCTGGGGCTGGCAGGCGATCTGACCAGCCAGGCAACACTGGCTCCTCATGCCACGGCTAGTGCGAGCCTGTCGGCGCGCGAGGCGGGGGTGATCGCCGGGCTGGATCTGGCAGCGGCCGCGTTCCGGCTGGTCGGCGACGGGGTGGTGTTTACACCCGCGCTGGCTGATGGCGACACGGTGGCGGTTGGCGGCGTTGTTGCCACGGTGACCGGCCCTGCCCGACTGGTGATGTCTGCGGAGCGTGTGGCGCTGAACTTCCTCAATCACATGAGTGGCATTGCCACGCTGACGCGGACCTATGCGGATGCGGTCGCCGGCACTGGCGCGCAGGTTTGCGACACACGCAAGACGACGCCGGGGCTGCGGGCCTTCGAAAAATATGCGGTGCGCTGCGGCGGCGGGGCCAATCACCGCTATGCACTCGATGATGCGATTTTGATCAAGGACAATCACATTGCCGTCGCAGGCAGCGTAACAGCGGCCTATCAGGCGGCGGAGGCCTTTGCCGGGCATCTGGTGGCTATCGAGATTGAAGTTCAGGATCTGGCCGAGCTGGAAGAAGCACTGGCGGCGGGCGCCCGCGTGGTGCTGCTCGACAATATGGACAACGAGATGCTGCGGCAGGCCGTGGCAATCAATGCGGGTCGCGCCAGACTGGAAGCCTCGGGTGGTGTGAAGCTGGACCGGGTCCGCTCGATCGGCGAGACCGGGGTGGACTATATTTCGACCAGCCAGATCACCATGGCCGCGCAGCCACTCGATCTGGGCCTTGATGTGACGATCGGCGTCTGA
- a CDS encoding PadR family transcriptional regulator, with translation MNVRTLCLSILFEGEATGYEIRRLCVEGECSYFIEASFGSIYPALARLEENGFVVSRTEQQDGKPAKKVYSITEAGRTEFRQQLAEPLGEDVFRSPFLLFARYAHILPRGLVEARVTEYLRRATEDRKKLEEIRSERSCNAAESWVMEYGRAMMEVAERHTRTHMHELITMARAEPEKDAAE, from the coding sequence ATGAACGTCAGAACGCTTTGCCTGTCCATCCTCTTTGAAGGGGAAGCCACCGGATATGAGATCCGGCGTCTTTGCGTGGAAGGCGAATGCTCCTACTTCATCGAAGCGAGCTTTGGTTCGATCTACCCGGCGCTGGCGCGGCTGGAAGAAAACGGCTTCGTGGTGAGCCGCACCGAGCAACAGGACGGCAAGCCGGCCAAAAAAGTCTATTCGATCACCGAAGCTGGTCGCACCGAGTTCAGGCAGCAACTGGCGGAGCCATTGGGCGAGGACGTTTTCCGCAGCCCATTTCTGCTGTTCGCCCGCTATGCGCATATTTTGCCGCGTGGACTGGTCGAAGCGCGGGTTACAGAATATCTGCGCCGCGCCACAGAAGACCGCAAGAAACTCGAAGAAATCCGATCCGAGCGCAGCTGCAATGCAGCTGAGTCATGGGTCATGGAGTACGGACGTGCAATGATGGAGGTTGCCGAACGGCACACCCGCACCCATATGCACGAACTGATCACAATGGCGCGAGCCGAGCCAGAAAAAGACGCGGCAGAATAA
- the cysQ gene encoding 3'(2'),5'-bisphosphate nucleotidase CysQ, giving the protein MTAGLQAPTNAALTALVLEAAIAAAKVIMEVYGRPIIAIDKSDGSPVTQADAAAEAIILDHLKSTGIPVLGEESVAAGIIPELGARYFVVDPLDGTKEFIKRNGEFTVNIALVEHGFPVMGVVLAPVTGETFVGDATGAYSCNTRSGAAIDKHVVTVSSDTPLRIVASRSHGHAALATLCETLAVDSDVSVGSSLKFCLLARGDAQLYPRFTPTCEWDTAAGQAVLEAAGGTVVTLDGKRLGYGKGTSGFLNPYFVAAANRGLAQRAAAEMSRILGQFASHAT; this is encoded by the coding sequence ATGACCGCAGGCTTGCAGGCGCCGACCAATGCGGCGCTGACGGCGCTGGTGCTGGAAGCCGCCATTGCGGCTGCCAAAGTCATCATGGAGGTCTATGGTCGCCCGATCATCGCTATCGACAAGTCGGACGGCTCGCCGGTAACGCAGGCTGATGCAGCTGCGGAAGCCATAATCCTGGATCACCTCAAGTCCACCGGCATTCCGGTGCTGGGCGAGGAGAGCGTTGCCGCTGGGATTATCCCGGAACTGGGCGCGCGCTATTTCGTGGTCGATCCACTCGATGGCACCAAGGAATTCATCAAGCGCAATGGCGAGTTCACCGTGAATATCGCTCTGGTCGAACATGGCTTTCCGGTAATGGGCGTGGTGCTGGCACCGGTGACCGGCGAAACGTTCGTGGGCGACGCCACCGGCGCCTATTCGTGCAACACGCGTTCCGGCGCCGCCATCGACAAGCATGTGGTAACTGTTTCGTCAGATACCCCGCTGCGCATTGTGGCCAGCCGATCGCACGGCCACGCCGCGCTGGCGACGCTATGCGAAACGCTGGCGGTGGATTCGGATGTTTCGGTGGGCTCGTCCCTGAAATTCTGCCTGCTGGCGCGCGGCGACGCCCAGCTCTATCCGCGATTTACCCCGACATGTGAGTGGGATACGGCTGCCGGGCAAGCGGTTCTGGAAGCTGCGGGCGGGACCGTCGTGACGCTGGACGGGAAGCGCCTGGGATATGGCAAAGGGACCTCTGGCTTTCTCAATCCCTACTTCGTGGCCGCTGCCAACCGAGGGCTGGCACAACGCGCTGCTGCAGAAATGAGCAGAATTCTGGGCCAGTTCGCCAGCCATGCAACATAG
- a CDS encoding efflux RND transporter permease subunit, whose translation MLDFIERILRMPRVVLTVMVLLLGAGFMAYNTLPKESFPAIDIPYFYVSVSQTGVAPRDAEQLLAKPIEDRIKELDGLKNYSSTSTTGHVSVFLEFDVSADKDQALSDIRAALDGVSSELPDDATEPTVSEISFTDQPVISVAIYGAVPERELVRRAKDLKEELEGMANVQSVTLSGSRDEVLEVTIDLNQLEAYDLTAAQLLDALSKNNMVVPGGTLDSGQGSFNVEVPGLIKNAQDVYSLPLKTVGDTVITFGQVANITRTFEDATEYAQVNGKPALTLGVSKKLGSNVIDVSDEVRRITDEFTADWPQGIQTSFLIDQADSTKGMFRSLEAAVFTAVALVLITCIATLGWRAAIMIGMSIPISFMIAFLVVQMLGMTINMMIMFGLVLAVGVLVDDPIVVVEYAERKLQEGVSKKEAFILAARKMFVPVVSATCTTLGAFVPLLFWPGIIGKFMSYLPIVVIVVMVASLVSALIFMPIIGAFIASSHVDEKEKEAADIVMYADKFDTKKVRGVTGYYVRAMEHLMHQPLITLAVGFGIVVMMFAAYMMNPTGTEAFPASEPEFGTVNVITRGNYSPIEIRDMLVEVEDQLLQVHGIQDVIMSFGGSAPDTIGSFNLQLLPYNERVKAAEIFQDIRERVAGISGLEVQIAAQENGPPAGKAINLRVEGSVYDDIAPTVAKLREFIENDLGDTIEVEDGRPAPGIDWQVTIDREAAAKYGIGVRELSPYVQLVTSGVKLGTYRPDDGGDELDIRVRLPKSERTFDALDSLRIVTAQGLVPVSNFIDRKAVPKVANISRRNGVYSMPVAANLNPTTADGVEVTSAEKIKEIKAWQATQEWPASVDIVYGGAAEQVDDTNAFIVTAFGAAMFLIFLILLLEYNSFYQVLVTLTTVIMSVGGVLLGMLVTGMSFSAVMTGLGIVALAGIVVKNGIVLIDTYNHYNRDEHVEPIKAMLITISQRVRPVLLTAMVTGLGVIPMALNIEFDFIRREIVVGGIAGSWFIHLSAALVSGLFVSTALTLVMVPVMVVAPNVLWKQIKWLGEQAARLARFATGRGDQPATAAPAGFDGMAIEIPADADGSRRYIVSPDAGLVEKEQNGVTVVSRPDRPEAAE comes from the coding sequence ATGCTGGATTTCATCGAACGTATCCTGCGGATGCCACGCGTCGTACTCACCGTGATGGTGTTGCTGCTTGGCGCCGGGTTCATGGCCTACAATACCTTGCCCAAGGAAAGCTTCCCGGCGATCGACATCCCATATTTCTACGTCTCGGTGAGCCAGACTGGCGTCGCCCCGCGCGATGCCGAACAATTGCTGGCCAAGCCGATCGAGGACCGCATCAAGGAACTTGACGGGCTCAAGAACTACTCCTCCACATCGACGACAGGCCATGTCTCGGTGTTTCTGGAGTTTGACGTCAGTGCCGACAAGGATCAGGCGCTATCGGATATTCGCGCCGCGCTCGATGGCGTGTCATCGGAACTTCCCGATGATGCAACCGAGCCGACCGTGTCCGAGATTTCGTTCACCGATCAGCCGGTTATTTCGGTGGCCATTTATGGTGCTGTGCCAGAACGCGAACTGGTTCGCCGCGCCAAGGATCTCAAGGAAGAACTTGAGGGCATGGCCAATGTTCAGAGCGTGACGCTTTCGGGCTCGCGCGATGAAGTGCTTGAGGTGACCATCGACCTCAATCAGCTTGAAGCCTATGACCTGACCGCCGCGCAACTGCTGGACGCGCTGTCCAAGAACAATATGGTCGTGCCGGGCGGCACACTGGACTCCGGCCAGGGCTCGTTCAATGTCGAGGTTCCCGGTCTGATCAAGAACGCGCAGGACGTGTACTCCCTGCCGCTCAAGACTGTTGGCGACACCGTCATTACCTTTGGCCAGGTGGCCAACATTACCCGTACCTTCGAGGACGCCACCGAATACGCCCAGGTCAACGGCAAACCTGCCCTCACCCTTGGGGTATCCAAAAAGCTGGGCAGCAACGTCATCGACGTGTCCGACGAGGTGCGCCGCATCACGGACGAATTCACGGCTGACTGGCCACAGGGCATTCAGACCAGCTTCCTGATCGATCAGGCCGATTCCACCAAGGGCATGTTCCGCTCGCTCGAAGCCGCCGTGTTTACCGCTGTCGCGCTGGTGCTGATCACCTGTATTGCAACGCTGGGCTGGCGCGCCGCCATCATGATCGGCATGTCGATCCCGATCTCGTTCATGATCGCATTCCTCGTCGTGCAGATGCTGGGCATGACCATCAACATGATGATCATGTTTGGTCTGGTGCTGGCGGTGGGCGTGCTGGTGGACGACCCCATTGTGGTGGTCGAATACGCCGAGCGAAAACTGCAGGAAGGCGTGTCCAAGAAGGAAGCCTTCATTCTGGCGGCCCGCAAGATGTTTGTGCCTGTGGTGTCGGCCACCTGCACCACGCTGGGCGCCTTTGTACCGCTGCTGTTCTGGCCGGGCATTATCGGCAAGTTCATGAGCTATCTGCCGATCGTGGTGATCGTGGTGATGGTCGCCTCGCTGGTATCAGCGCTGATCTTCATGCCGATCATCGGCGCCTTCATCGCTTCGAGTCATGTCGACGAGAAGGAAAAGGAAGCCGCAGACATCGTTATGTATGCCGACAAGTTCGACACCAAGAAGGTGCGCGGCGTGACCGGCTATTATGTGCGGGCAATGGAACACCTGATGCACCAGCCGCTGATCACACTGGCGGTTGGTTTCGGCATCGTGGTGATGATGTTTGCCGCCTATATGATGAACCCGACGGGCACCGAAGCCTTCCCGGCATCGGAGCCTGAATTCGGCACGGTCAACGTGATCACGCGCGGCAATTATTCGCCGATCGAAATCCGCGACATGCTGGTCGAGGTGGAAGACCAGTTGCTGCAGGTCCATGGCATTCAGGACGTGATCATGAGCTTTGGTGGTTCCGCTCCCGATACCATTGGCTCGTTCAATCTGCAGCTGCTGCCTTACAATGAGCGCGTCAAGGCCGCCGAAATCTTCCAGGACATCCGCGAGCGCGTGGCTGGCATTTCGGGCCTTGAAGTGCAGATCGCTGCCCAGGAGAATGGCCCACCAGCCGGCAAGGCCATCAATCTGCGCGTCGAGGGTAGCGTCTATGACGATATCGCCCCGACCGTGGCCAAGCTGCGCGAGTTCATCGAGAACGATCTGGGCGACACTATCGAAGTTGAAGATGGCCGCCCTGCCCCGGGTATTGACTGGCAGGTTACTATCGACCGCGAAGCTGCTGCCAAATACGGCATCGGCGTGCGTGAGCTGAGCCCGTATGTGCAGTTGGTCACCTCCGGCGTGAAGCTGGGCACCTACCGTCCTGACGATGGCGGCGACGAACTCGACATCCGGGTCCGCCTGCCCAAGAGCGAACGTACGTTCGATGCGCTGGATTCGCTGCGGATCGTGACAGCCCAGGGTCTTGTGCCGGTATCGAACTTCATCGACCGCAAGGCGGTGCCCAAGGTTGCCAATATCTCACGACGCAATGGCGTGTATTCCATGCCGGTCGCGGCCAACCTCAACCCAACCACCGCCGATGGCGTTGAAGTCACCTCCGCCGAGAAGATCAAGGAGATCAAGGCCTGGCAGGCAACGCAGGAATGGCCCGCGAGTGTGGACATCGTCTATGGCGGCGCTGCCGAGCAGGTGGACGACACCAATGCGTTCATCGTGACCGCCTTTGGTGCCGCGATGTTCCTGATCTTCCTGATCCTGCTGCTGGAATATAACAGCTTCTATCAGGTGTTGGTGACGCTCACGACGGTGATCATGTCCGTCGGTGGCGTGCTGCTGGGCATGCTCGTTACCGGGATGAGCTTCTCGGCGGTGATGACAGGGCTGGGTATCGTGGCGCTGGCGGGTATCGTGGTGAAGAACGGCATCGTGCTGATCGACACCTATAATCACTATAATCGCGACGAACATGTTGAGCCGATCAAGGCAATGCTGATCACCATCAGCCAGCGTGTGCGTCCAGTGTTGCTGACGGCGATGGTGACTGGTCTGGGCGTGATCCCCATGGCACTGAACATCGAGTTCGACTTCATCCGCCGCGAAATCGTGGTGGGCGGCATTGCTGGCTCGTGGTTCATCCACCTGTCGGCGGCGCTGGTGTCGGGCCTGTTCGTATCCACCGCCCTGACGCTGGTGATGGTGCCGGTGATGGTGGTGGCGCCCAACGTGCTGTGGAAGCAGATCAAGTGGCTTGGCGAGCAGGCTGCCCGCCTGGCGCGATTTGCCACCGGCCGCGGCGACCAGCCAGCAACTGCAGCTCCGGCGGGGTTTGACGGCATGGCCATTGAGATTCCGGCCGATGCCGATGGGTCCAGACGCTATATCGTCAGCCCCGATGCAGGGCTGGTCGAGAAGGAACAGAACGGCGTGACTGTGGTCAGCCGTCCGGATCGACCTGAAGCGGCCGAGTAA
- a CDS encoding efflux RND transporter periplasmic adaptor subunit, giving the protein MRALFSYGIAFLILILAGAWLATGTLVMGGNGPGEGERPIVSVLEGEDHGPIATQLAEAGVLADHEKDDSIDPTLTIAQRNEAENGASTGLQSVRTTTYVAQPYAIEVSLRGRTEAKASVGAVAETSGIIDTVHVTKGQEVAIGDLLCTLDQGTRAAAVAQAKAGLAQAEASLSQAQADFDTNAELRSKGLASANSARGVEVALAAAQAGVTSAEANVENAEAEFDRTEIKAKVAGIVQAPLAVAGAMLPQGQPCATIVQLDPMLFIGQVPEARVGLAKLGLDAVITTVTGQEVKGKVTFIAATADPATRSFPAEIELPNPDGSIRDGITATAVVNMGVAPAHLIPQSSLTLDADGVLGVSTVEDGAVKFVPIEIASDTRDGVWVLGLPVAVDVIVIGQEYVTDGQAVDATNVTAS; this is encoded by the coding sequence ATGCGTGCATTATTTTCCTACGGTATTGCGTTTCTTATACTGATCCTGGCTGGCGCCTGGTTGGCGACGGGGACTCTGGTCATGGGCGGCAATGGCCCCGGCGAGGGCGAGCGTCCGATCGTTTCAGTGCTTGAGGGCGAAGACCACGGTCCGATCGCCACGCAGCTTGCTGAAGCCGGCGTGCTGGCTGATCACGAAAAAGACGACAGCATTGATCCAACGCTGACGATTGCCCAGCGAAACGAGGCCGAAAATGGCGCTTCTACCGGGCTGCAGTCGGTTCGCACCACGACGTATGTGGCTCAGCCCTACGCAATTGAAGTGTCGCTGCGCGGCCGCACTGAAGCCAAAGCTTCGGTTGGCGCGGTGGCCGAGACTTCGGGCATCATCGATACGGTCCATGTGACAAAGGGTCAGGAAGTCGCAATCGGCGACCTGCTGTGCACGCTTGATCAGGGCACACGCGCTGCAGCAGTGGCCCAGGCCAAGGCGGGTCTGGCGCAGGCAGAAGCCTCGCTGAGCCAGGCACAGGCCGATTTCGACACCAATGCCGAGCTCCGCAGCAAGGGCCTGGCATCGGCCAATAGCGCCCGCGGTGTGGAAGTGGCACTGGCTGCCGCCCAGGCAGGCGTTACGTCGGCTGAAGCCAATGTAGAAAACGCCGAGGCCGAGTTCGACCGCACGGAAATCAAGGCCAAGGTCGCCGGCATTGTCCAGGCACCACTGGCCGTGGCCGGCGCCATGCTGCCTCAAGGTCAGCCCTGCGCGACCATCGTTCAGCTCGACCCCATGCTGTTCATCGGTCAGGTTCCCGAAGCCCGCGTCGGGCTTGCCAAGCTTGGCCTGGATGCGGTTATCACCACGGTGACCGGACAGGAAGTCAAGGGCAAGGTGACGTTCATCGCCGCAACGGCCGACCCCGCAACCCGGTCGTTCCCAGCCGAAATTGAACTGCCAAATCCCGATGGCTCGATCCGCGACGGCATTACGGCCACAGCCGTGGTCAATATGGGCGTGGCGCCCGCACACCTGATCCCGCAGTCTTCACTGACCCTGGATGCAGATGGCGTGTTGGGCGTATCCACGGTTGAGGATGGCGCTGTCAAATTCGTGCCTATCGAGATCGCCAGTGACACCCGCGATGGCGTGTGGGTGCTGGGCCTGCCAGTTGCGGTCGATGTTATCGTGATCGGCCAAGAGTACGTCACCGACGGTCAGGCCGTCGACGCTACCAACGTAACAGCGAGCTAG
- a CDS encoding GNAT family N-acetyltransferase: protein MTQAEPMLVAARHDQRLLIENLIQLYLYDMTSFMPFPVGLDGRFEYDFLDRFWRHPYLIMVGDEIAGFALVVDECPLTGRQPCWFMAEFFVLAAYRRRGVARQTLGAALARHFGDWHIAVPLANTPALAFWSSVLDTRKPSIRQLNFEGDDWRLQAFST, encoded by the coding sequence ATGACCCAGGCTGAGCCAATGCTGGTCGCTGCCAGACACGACCAACGACTGCTGATCGAAAATCTCATTCAGCTTTACCTCTACGACATGACGAGTTTCATGCCGTTTCCTGTCGGCTTGGATGGTCGGTTTGAATATGACTTTTTGGACCGCTTCTGGCGTCACCCCTACCTGATCATGGTCGGCGACGAGATCGCAGGTTTTGCACTGGTCGTCGACGAGTGTCCGCTCACCGGTCGCCAACCCTGCTGGTTCATGGCCGAGTTTTTTGTACTTGCGGCGTATCGGCGGCGTGGGGTTGCCCGGCAGACGCTGGGTGCCGCACTGGCGCGGCATTTCGGCGACTGGCACATTGCCGTACCGCTGGCCAATACGCCCGCTTTGGCCTTCTGGTCATCAGTGCTCGACACCCGAAAACCTTCTATCCGCCAGCTGAATTTCGAAGGCGACGACTGGCGGCTGCAGGCGTTTTCGACGTGA
- a CDS encoding class 1 fructose-bisphosphatase — MTTLSNWLAAQSVDAKLASVMTTMAAASAEIAAVLRQSAISGQTGLAGHTNVQGEDQKALDVISNDIVLNHIRQNPEISILVSEELDEPVHIENQGTYLVATDPLDGSSNLDVNVTVGTIFSILDARKGLLQPGSAQLGAGYAAYGPATSFVITFGPSAAVFTLNDDGVFVLTTEKLAVPKASAEYAINTARERLWDDATKGYVAENVAGETGPAGKRYNMRWIGSMVADVHRILMRGGIFLYPLDSENAAKGGRLRLLYEGNPMAMLVAAAGGASTTGQQSVLDVVPTDIHQRVPVVLGSADEVARVVAWYAQA, encoded by the coding sequence ATGACCACCCTTTCCAACTGGCTAGCCGCCCAGAGTGTTGACGCCAAGCTGGCTTCGGTGATGACCACCATGGCCGCCGCGAGTGCGGAGATTGCGGCTGTGCTACGGCAATCGGCGATTAGCGGGCAGACCGGGCTGGCCGGGCACACCAATGTGCAGGGCGAGGACCAGAAGGCGCTCGACGTGATCTCAAACGATATTGTTTTGAATCACATACGGCAAAATCCGGAGATTTCGATTCTGGTGTCCGAGGAACTGGATGAGCCGGTTCATATCGAGAATCAGGGCACCTATCTGGTGGCAACAGATCCACTGGATGGCTCATCAAACCTGGACGTAAATGTCACCGTAGGAACGATTTTTTCGATCCTGGATGCCCGCAAGGGTCTGCTGCAGCCCGGCTCGGCGCAGTTGGGCGCGGGTTATGCCGCCTATGGACCGGCCACGAGCTTTGTCATCACTTTCGGGCCGTCAGCAGCGGTGTTTACACTCAACGATGACGGCGTGTTCGTGTTGACCACCGAAAAGCTCGCCGTGCCCAAGGCGTCAGCGGAATACGCGATCAACACTGCGCGCGAGCGGCTGTGGGATGACGCAACCAAGGGCTATGTCGCCGAGAATGTGGCGGGGGAGACCGGGCCTGCCGGCAAGCGCTACAATATGCGCTGGATCGGATCGATGGTGGCCGATGTGCATCGTATCCTGATGCGGGGCGGGATTTTTCTTTATCCGCTGGACAGCGAGAACGCTGCCAAAGGCGGCCGGTTGCGGCTGCTCTATGAGGGCAATCCGATGGCGATGCTGGTGGCCGCAGCGGGCGGCGCATCGACGACCGGGCAGCAGAGTGTGCTCGATGTAGTACCGACCGATATTCACCAGCGGGTGCCGGTGGTGCTGGGCTCGGCTGACGAGGTAGCCCGCGTGGTTGCCTGGTACGCCCAGGCGTAG